From a single Capsicum annuum cultivar UCD-10X-F1 chromosome 12, UCD10Xv1.1, whole genome shotgun sequence genomic region:
- the LOC107851048 gene encoding glycosyltransferase BC10 encodes MFNTPLVLSFALVLSSPLIFLYGPKIFVHNRHPEIDVDDIALLHRAATLDYAHKRHNWGGISVVSRLGTTNQRKKIAFLFLTNTDLHFAPLWERFFSGHGDLFNIYIHADPTADVASPGGVFDGRFIPAKKTERASPSLISAARRLLATAIIDDPLNSYFAVVSQNCIPLHSFNFVYKSLFSSKYKSFIEILSDEPQLWDRYIARGESVMLPEVPFDSFRVGSQFFVLTRNHARLVIRDRKLWRKFKLPCLNEDSCYPEEHYFPTLLSLEDPNGCTHYTLTRVNWTGSVDGHPHTYYPSEISPELIHELRESNNTYSHMFARKFSPDCLKPLMDIADKIIFRD; translated from the coding sequence ATGTTTAACACACCTTTAGTTCTGTCATTTGCACTTGTATTGTCTTCTCCACTGATTTTCCTCTATGGCCCAAAGATCTTCGTGCATAATAGACATCCAGAAATTGATGTTGATGACATTGCTCTATTACATCGTGCTGCAACTCTGGATTACGCACACAAACGTCACAACTGGGGTGGTATTAGCGTTGTTTCCCGCCTTGGTACCACTAATCAACGCAAGAAAATTGCGTTTCTGTTCCTTACGAATACCGATCTCCATTTCGCCCCTCTCTGGGAGCGGTTCTTCTCCGGTCATGGAGATTTGTTCAACATTTACATCCATGCAGATCCGACAGCAGATGTTGCCTCTCCTGGGGGAGTTTTCGATGGCCGTTTTATTCCGGCTAAGAAAACTGAACGTGCTTCTCCTTCACTCATCTCCGCCGCTCGTCGCCTTCTTGCCACGGCGATTATCGACGATCCTTTGAATTCGTACTTCGCAGTCGTTTCGCAAAACTGTATACCTTTGCACTCTTTCAACTTTGTGTACAAATCGCTCTTCTCATCCAAGTACAAGAGCTTCATTGAAATTCTCTCCGACGAGCCGCAGTTATGGGATCGGTATATTGCTAGAGGGGAATCGGTTATGTTACCGGAAGTACCTTTTGATTCGTTCCGGGTCGGGTCACAGTTCTTTGTACTGACCCGGAACCATGCCCGGTTAGTTATCCGGGATAGGAAGTTATGGCGGAAGTTTAAATTGCCTTGTTTGAATGAGGACTCGTGTTACCCGGAAGAGCATTATTTTCCAACCCTATTATCCCTGGAGGATCCGAATGGGTGTACACATTATACACTCACTCGGGTCAACTGGACGGGTAGTGTGGACGGGCACCCGCACACTTATTACCCGTCTGAAATTTCTCCGGAGCTCATTCACGAGCTCCGGGAATCAAATAACACGTATTCACATATGTTTGCGAGGAAATTTTCGCCGGATTGTTTGAAACCGTTGATGGACATAGCGGATAAGATCATTTTCCGGGATTAA